A segment of the Trifolium pratense cultivar HEN17-A07 linkage group LG7, ARS_RC_1.1, whole genome shotgun sequence genome:
TCATTCAGTTAGATCTCTTTCTATTTTCAGCTAAGCTAATCAAGTATCTCTAAACACGAAAGACATGATTGGATTTTAACAACAAAGTCCCTACCTCAGTAGAGATTTCATCTGCAACAAGCCTTTATGTCCAAGACCTTAATGCTAAGTAACCTGCTGCTGTTATTTTTCCTATGTTAGGGGATGAAacctataaaaaaatgtgttgatGCAGGATGTTTTCTTGATGGTACAACTGAATAGGGTATGGTTGTGTATTATCAACCCGATTCTGTTCCTTTTTCTGCTTGCAGAATGGAAAAAATTGCCGTGGAACCAGCCCTTGTTGAGACTCTAGGTGTCTGATGGTGTTTATAAATGGCCAAGGAAGTAAGCATATTTCTGATGTAGGAGGGtttcttctgtatattattattttagttagatttagttttattatattttaggttgatttcttatttttatatttcacttagattagttatttttatattttaggtggatttttatttttatttagttaggtttgttattttcttttacaatcttttaggagatttgttatttttattttccactcctatttaagttaaactgttgtagccttgaaggcaactttttgattgaataaaaatacagagatttttctcgaatttggtggattccaaattactccttctggtggattcccgaagtctagtggattctagattaattactctttctggtggattccggaaatctggtggattccaaaaCCTTTATCtaataggattagcgcttgtttttccttcacgcttccgtactgcgtcaatTTCAAACCGCGATTTGTTCTTATGTTAAGGTGGTTGTAAACCGTATTAATTCTGTTAGTTTTGTGGCAACTATAGATCACATCATTCAAGATTGTAAAACTCTTATGGAAGGGATGCCAAAAGTTAGTGTTTTATTTGTTAACTATTCTTTAAATTCTGCAGCTCATAGTCTAGTAGGGTTGTCAAAAACTGTTGAATATATTACTTGGTTGGAGTATGTCCTTGATAGGgtattttgtgtttttggtaTTCAGGATATAATTTTAGCGGGAAAGCTCTACTCAAATATatggttatatgaagaatactaaagttcttattttattcatcatgcttatgactctatatatatatatatatataaaaaaaaacactaatcttatgataaattctaaacaaatcttaaatattctaaacagaaatataaatcataaaccctaatattattttatttcaaatataaatctaaactttttttttttaagaagaaaatctaaactatatttaaatataaaatctttcaaaaaagATATTTGGGCATTATTCCCAATTGTCCTAACTTAGTGAAAGACTCAAACTCTTCTTGTAATGTTGTGTTTTCAGTCTCTTGATTAATGTAGCAGCATGtttgtctaaaaaaaaaaaaccagaaaCTTTCATTTATAATCTATTGATATCAGAGTTAAATaatctctcttcttttttcttttttttttttctatatctatatataaactatatataaagagaatagcttatcaaaaaaaataatatatatatatatatatatatatatatatatatatatatatatatatatatgggggctgctaacttagacccagttgggtctaaattagcaaggtgcaccttttgagttggacaaaaatacccattttttaattttttggaagaatagagcaacaggggcatttctgtaattttacgcaacagtacacgtgcccccacttctttttccccccccaggacacgtggcagcgtgttaGTGGACAAGATcagcgcgcgtgcatcacacgcgccgacaaacGCGCGTGGTGCTTGCtggatgacgcggagagagaaaattctgaaaaaggcaggccacgtgtcatgatgtgattggctgcgttaatttttttccattttatactttaaactcgattatttcgtcgtaaattaattttttattttttattttttataccaaaattcataatttttttttctctacaaatagagacttggtttgtttgatttggacaccgaaaaaaaaacgcaatttttcactactttaaactcgattatttcgtcgtaaattaattttttattttttattttttataccaaaattcataatttttttttctctacaaatagagacttggttcgtttgatttggacacagaaaaaaaaaacccaatttttcactaccttaatctcatcaaataactaataatcaacttactgaaaccattctaccagcaaaatggtttcagattacaactctctgaaaccattctaccagataaatggtttcagaagcatacacaattaataaattactcactgaaaccattctaccagtaaaatggtttcagaatacaactatgtgcaaccattctacaagctaaatggtttcagaagcaaataactaataatcaacttactgaaaccattctaccagcaaaatggtttcagattacaactctctgaaaccattgtaccagataaatggtttcagaatacaactatgtgcaatcattctacaagctaaatggtttcagaagcaaataactaataatcaacttactgaaaccattctaccagcaaaatggtttcagattacaactctctgaaaccattctaccagataaatggtttcagaagcaaacacaattaataaattactcactgaaaccattctaccagtaaaatggtttcagaatacaactatgtgcaaccattctacaagctaaatggtttcagaagcaaataactaataatcaacttactgaaaccattctaccagcaaaatggtttcagattacaactctctgaaaccattctaccatataaatggtttcagaaggatttcggtgtccaaatcaaacgaaccaagtctctatttgtaggaaaaaaaaaattatgaattttggtataaaaaataaaaaataaaaaattaatttacgacgaaataatcgagtttaaagtagtgaaaaattgcgtttttttttcggtgtccaaatcaaacgaaccaagtctctatttgtagagaaaaaaaaattatgaattttggtataaaaaataaaaaataaaaaattaatttacgacgaaataatcgagtttaaagtataaaatgaaaaaaatcacgcagacccattcatatgctgacacgtggctgcctttttcaaaagcaaaattttctctctccagcttataatctagtgtggcgcagacaggatgatctgatagatcaggatgatctgggctgtctgattgatcagacagtcttaatgagatcacatcttggctgtctgatggaaatcaacggtctgtaaccatggtccttccgtacgcgcgcgacactggatccacgtctattaattgtttaagaaggtggggcgcgtgttgttattttttttttttatgtaaaattacagaaatgcccctgttgctctattctttcaaaaattaaaagaatgggtattttggtccaattgaaaaggtgcaccttgctaacttagacctaactagggtctaagttagaaaacccctatatatatatatatatatatatatatatatatatatagcaacaatacccttacaaaaaaaatttggtgtgaacttttcataatatcaacaatacccttattttttttagcaataaaaattttttattaacaaattcagcataacataaaacatgttttttaacaccaaaattattttattaacaaactcaccataacgtaacatttttttacataagtttacATAATAGACCGTAGACACGACGCGGTCCTATCTAGCATCTAGTGTAATATAATTAATACTTTGTCAGTAAAGAAATTCTCTTACGGaaaaaatttgaatgaatatttatttatctcgcatatctttttatttttttactaaatcaaATCTTTCTTGTTCCTCACAAGTATCTCTGGttttgttattgtcaaaaaaataacttaataacAATCCTCCTTCCGCCATCCATCATCAGAAATCGATTACCAGCTGCTGGAATGAAAAGGCAGAGAACAGAATTGGTGTATTGTTCAGATTTACCAGATGATTGTTGGGAACATGTGTTCAGATTTGTGAACGAAGATggcgaagaagaagaagacaacaACCGTAGGCACTACTTGAACTCAATCTCCCTGGTCTCAAAACAGTTCCTCTCTATAAGCAACCGTCACAAATTGTGTCTTAGAATATGTCATCCAACCCTCCCTTTCCTCCATCGCCTCCTCCATAGATTCACCAACCTCACCACCCTCGACCTCTCCCACTTAGATGTTCAACTCAACGATCTCCTCATCCAAATCTCTACTTTTCCTTTCGACCAACTCACATCTCTCAATATCTCCAACCAATCCTCACTTCCCGCAATTGGCTTGCAAGCTTTTTCCTCTACAGTTACATCTTTAACCTCTCTCACAGCCTCCAACTTAGGCGTTTTCGATATCATTCATGATTTCAAACTTATCTCCGATTGTTTTCCTTTCCTCCATCAACTCGATCTCAGTAACCCCGGAAAAATCATCGGCTGTAAATCTCTTCTAACAATTCCCTTTGCACTTTTCAAACTCCGCAAGGTAAATCTCTCTGATCATGGCTACATCAACGACCAGtttgttttctatttatttaagaACTGTAACTTTCTCCAAGAAGCCATCATGTTAGGCTGTTATCGCATAACTAACCATGGTATTGCTTCTGCTCTCCCTCACACACCCAACTTGAGGTCTTTATTCCTTACTCCTTCATTATCCATGTCCCAAAAATATCCAATGTCTGTTACTTCCAATTTGATTCACTCATTCACCATTTTAAAGGCATTGACTTGTCTTGATTTGTCCTCTTGGTGTATCTCCGATCACTTCCTCTCCTCTATTGCAAACCAAAGCCTTCCTTTGACCAGGCTTAGCCTCGGATATTGCACCGGCTATACTTATACCGGAATCTTAGCTTTCTTATCCAAATGTCTCTCTATACAACATTTGGAACTACAACAATCCGCCGATTTTCTCACTGATCATCATGTTGCCGAGTTGTCTTCCTTTCTTCCTCATTTGGTCTCTATAAACCTTAGTTGTTGTAGAAAGCTCACAGATTCCACCTTTTTTGCACTCATTAGGAACTGTACTTCCCTTACTGAGATCGTAATGCAATGCACGGGTATTGCAGAAAATACCGCCTCACAAAAGAACTCTATGGATTCCGTTGTTTACCCTCAATTCAAGTCTCTCTGTTTGGCTTACAATTCTTCGTTGGAAGATGATAAAATCATAATGTTTGCTTCACTTTTCCCCAATTTGCAACTTCTTGATTTGAGTTGTTGCTATGGCTATCaagcataattagtatttaattattatcattattattttaggatttgtataaagtctatagagtcaatcaccttaattgttggagatatttgttccttaatttactccaattaggttactatacttgtgtatatatacatctcttgtaaactctcaaaagtaatgcaatatacaactttattcattcctttataTGGTATCAGTTGGTAACGTTCCAGCCCTACCCTGTTAAACCAGAAAACGCCGTTTTTTCTCCGTTTGCCGTAACACTTTGCCTCCCATGGCTTCCGATGGCTCTCGCTCCATAGCTAACCCCTATGAACCCTCCAAACCCTTTGCGTGTATCACCCTCAGCGGTGTCACCAAGCTTCTCCCTACCAATTACCTCAATTGGAAACTCCAGGTAGAAGCCTTCCTTGATGGTTTTGATCTACTCAAATACACTGATGGATCGTTCCCTGCGCCGACAGCAACGATCACCACCACCGCAACGCCTCCGGTAACATCACCAAACCCTGCTTTTCAAACATGGCGTCGCCAGGATCGCCTCATCTATGGTGCCATCCTCACCACTCTTTCCGACGAGGTGGCCTCCTTGGTGTCCCAGACGAAGACCTCGCACGACCTCTGGGAGCTTCTCAAGAACACCTATGCCAAAGCCTCCCGCAGTCACCTTAAACAACTCAAGGAACGTCTTCGGATGGCCTCGAAAGGTACTCAATCCATCACGACCTACATGCACTCTCTGAAGCAAACTGCTGATCTCCTCGCCTCTCTCGGATCTGCTGTCTCCGTCGAGGACATGACCGACCATGTCTTGCGCGGCCTTGATGACGGTTACCGAGCAGTCATTGATGGGGTCAACGCAAGGGATACTCCAATCACCTTTGATGATCTCCTCGAAAAGCTCCTCATCCAGGAACTCTCTCTTGCTGCTGCTCAACGCCAATCACCTGCTCCTGTTACTGCGCTGCACGCTCAGGCAAGGTCGACCAACAACAAGCCTCGACCAAGTCAGGCACCTGCACCGACCAACCAACGCCCAGGTGATCGCAAACCATTCCTTGGTCGATGTCAATGGTGCAACACCAAGGGACACGTCCTCGCTGACTGCCAACTCTTTCGGACCCAACACCCCAGCGTCCCCGCACCTCCTCGTTCTTCTCCGAGCACCACTGGCCAGGCCCAGGCCCACACCGCTACTGCTGGCACATCCTCGCCTGGTTTTCTGCTCGACAGTGGAGCAACACATCATGTGACCAACGACCTTACAAATCTGGCACTTCACCATCCATACACTGGCCCCGACTCCCTCTTAATGGGGAATGGTTCAGGTTTAAACATCTCTCACTCTGGaacacttttaattaatgatttatcctTGTCTAATGCTCTTTATGTTCCCTCCATGAAACAACAAATCATTTCTGTTTCTCAACTCACCAAACAAACTAACTCTGCCGTTGTTTTCTTACCAAACTCTTTTTATGTCATGGACTTGCAGACACGCCAAACAACCCATAAAGGCTCATGTGTGAATGGACTTTATCTGTTGCCCACGACCTCACCTTCCGCCCACACCGTCCAAGTGGAATCATCTGCTTCCTGGCATCACAAGCTTGGACACCCTTCAACTTCCatctttaaataatttatacaataCAAATCATCTTAACTTAAAATTTGGTGcaaaaaccaaaattaggtatgttttgaggatgttggttggaaaattgatttggattttgaaaattgttgggattttggtAATTGTtcggattttgataattgttgggataattagaagaattttggcTGTTGAAATGGTTATTGGaatcaatttcacaaaaaaaagactaatacttcaagattaacactaatagaaagataataataagattaatatagtgaaaaaatcgatatttttttctgtgtccaaatcaaataaACCAAGTCtttatttatagacaaaaaaaaatcatgaattttggtgaaaaaaataaaaaataaaaaattaatttgcaacaaaataattgagttcaaagtattaaatggataaAAATTCAGCCAGCCAATAGCAGCCAGCCACGTGGCTGGATCTTATCAACTTTCTACTCTCTCTCCGCGTGTGAAAGAAACCCACTCTCCCCCCGCGCGTGGTGTACACGCGCCTGCTGCAAGCCAAAGAAAGGCTGCCGCGTGTCCCTGCGTGTCAGTCTCAACTGTGTTGAAGATTTTCATCTTCTCTCACATCCAACTCATCTTCAACACTTCATTCAACATCCCATTGGACTGGATTTGGGTGTTGAAGCCCACTTTCAATACTACCATTGTAACTAGTCTTAAGGCCATCCTTGAGAAAGATAGTTGCTCCGCCCAGTATTCATTTGACCAACAGAAATAGGAAATTCTTCTCGCGTCATGGATGCCTTCTTGTATGAAGATTGAACATTTAACCTTGAAAtgtaagattttaaaaaaaaaaattaattggcCACTGTATTCTGTAGATATTTGTGGATATGGTCATCTtcatctataatatgtaataagccagacttatttgtctttctctctcctctcctcattcaacctcattcctcacatttaatgttgATATACATTCAATAGCTGTCCAATTACTTTGAAAAATGACCATaattactttgaaaaataatagctgtccaattttttccataaacattcaatatagctgtccaattttttccataaacattCCCGCGTGCTgtccaattttttccataaacattcaattttttatactaaaatggaatatgccttatattcttttttttaaaacaggaATATTCTAATATGCCTTATTTCAAAAAGGAATGAAATATGCCTTATATTAAATTGCctacttaaaaaggaaataattcataatgaaataattctaattaattaaaatatttgatttaaaaataataataaaaatatttcatttattattatttcaacttcaaatattttgtttttttgactaacttcaaataattttaaaaaccaatttttatttatttatttatttttgtggatgaaatgatttaaacaaaatgaaaaaacgtgaaaataatattttatattttttttaaatgaatcatggcttgaccaaaaaaaaaaaaaaagaatcatggaattttcttttttgaaaaagatgtgataatatatgaatgtttttgattgttgatgaatcatgtaatttattattttgactaattggtcatatttgttattaatgattttaatttcatattaaagacaaaattattcatatctccatttttttctctctatatatatatgatctttgtgtgaatactacaactcacaatttttcaaatcttttcttttggttatttctcttagttattttcattgttatttatttacttgaattacttgaatttttaatttattctctcttttatcaatcatatttgttgtctttataattttcttcaactttttcttctttattctattattttgttgatcattctcttttcttctatttttcaggaatgtgatcataaagaaagatatgaaacacgagaaacaaagttgttttcatGGGAGAATGCAAGAATATTGAGAACATTTTGTGGGGCCTCAAATTAACTTCTTAATTTGGATGCTAATAGTGTTTATTCTTTTGCTTGATAGTGTAATAATCATATTAGTTGTCTTCATTGTTAATCATTTGTTGTAATGGGTTGAAGTACATCTTCCTGcatcttattttgattttgcctataaaaaaaaaaactaaaccacatttgttgtcaaatattaattaataaaattatttttgtgtaCATCGGTCAATTTCTGGCGTTTTTTTCTTTGGTGCCTTAAAAAAAGGTTTCCTCTTTAatatttgattgaaagttttctCTTTACATTCAACTACTCACTCCGTctcatattataagaaaaaaaaatcacttttttatgtccaaaattataagcaaaaaaaactaacttttatcattttcaagatttacttttatttattctcataaaattaaatgcaaattccatttaatttactctctcttctttcctcaataataaataacaaataaaaattctttttacatcttcccatgaaacttatttcaagaaaaacacaaaaaatcatacttcaaatcatcatattccacttttcttaataagtgtgaattttctttttttgcttatattatgggatggagggagtatgatagaaatttgcatttattttttttacaaaaatttgcatatataacaagtttttttttttttctaaaaaaacaagtttttttttcggtACCAAAATATTATCACATATAACAAGCTAATTATTACTGACCACCATCATCTACGCGACATTTAATAGACCGAAACATGTGATTTACAATCAATTAATTCAATTGTATTaatcaatttagtccataaaacTACTAACAAAACACATTTTTAGTGTTGTTTTATAATTTCGAGATCCGAGTCATTTAAACATCTCCACTTCCACTTCAAATCATAaggaactttttttaaaaaaaaataaagaaccttattttattattttaaaacatgctgtattttttaattttataaatagaccAAATAACAAGTCATGAAAATTgacatacacaaaaaaaaaaaaaaaactatacttatttataatgcaaaaaaaaaaaaattgtactacaGGCTATTTTGGCACTACCATATATATCATTATGTTGCACTAGCTTATTTGtactacaaatatatttttagcatattttctattaatttctattaataaGATTATTAAACCAATTAAAGCAAATacgtttttagcatatttttaatgcaaatacatttttcatttctatattcataatatcaattaattgattgatattaattaattgattcactcatcaataaaatataatgaattaaaatcatataaggcaacaattcaaagaattctaattctaataaatgtttactagctcatttttttcagcaaataaaaaaaatgaatttgaaattgaaatatatttatttgggcgTGAATTAGCCACacgttttgtttaataaaaatcgAAATATCAATCTCTATAATTATAGTAAATTCgaat
Coding sequences within it:
- the LOC123896551 gene encoding F-box/LRR-repeat protein 2-like, with product MKRQRTELVYCSDLPDDCWEHVFRFVNEDGEEEEDNNRRHYLNSISLVSKQFLSISNRHKLCLRICHPTLPFLHRLLHRFTNLTTLDLSHLDVQLNDLLIQISTFPFDQLTSLNISNQSSLPAIGLQAFSSTVTSLTSLTASNLGVFDIIHDFKLISDCFPFLHQLDLSNPGKIIGCKSLLTIPFALFKLRKVNLSDHGYINDQFVFYLFKNCNFLQEAIMLGCYRITNHGIASALPHTPNLRSLFLTPSLSMSQKYPMSVTSNLIHSFTILKALTCLDLSSWCISDHFLSSIANQSLPLTRLSLGYCTGYTYTGILAFLSKCLSIQHLELQQSADFLTDHHVAELSSFLPHLVSINLSCCRKLTDSTFFALIRNCTSLTEIVMQCTGIAENTASQKNSMDSVVYPQFKSLCLAYNSSLEDDKIIMFASLFPNLQLLDLSCCYGYQA